Genomic DNA from Salvia miltiorrhiza cultivar Shanhuang (shh) chromosome 1, IMPLAD_Smil_shh, whole genome shotgun sequence:
TAAAATGACCAATTTACCCTTAGTGACAATTcacctttatttatttatcccATAAATACGATATTTCACGTTCGACACTAATTCTTTTTTGTAACTTTACAGCTCGAAACCATATGTAAATCATAGTGTCTGAACACTACATGATGCTTTGCCATAATTAGGGCAAACTTTTTTTGCATTGCACTCTTCAATGATGGTTACCACTTCCTTTTAATCTTGATTTGGTGAAGGCTTCTTGTGACAATAAAGATTTCATGTTCTTGAGCAGTAAATTGATTCCTTCCAATTTAATACGAATTTTCTGACTTCTATCATACTCTTAATTTTAAGAAACATGGCAACGAATTAATGATTCCCGCACattactattaattttattcgATTAATTTTTTTGGGCACCATATTACTAGTTCATGCACTTGAGATCTTTAGAACTCGAATACTTTTTGGTATTATACTATAAACTATTTTAAATGGACTTTTTACTTAAAATCAGAAATAATATAAGAGTCTTGTAGTGATTGATTATCTTGCCCGAGTTGAGTTCCATTCCATGCAAATTACCttgctttttctttctttctttcttttctttctttttttttttttggaaaaaaccCGTGCTTTTTCTTATAAAATAGATTAGTTATGTTGGTTGAAAAGTGAGTGTTTTTTTGTTGACTTAGTGCTTCcccaaattaaaattattatctgtaacctatgttgcataggtacggaggtgcggggcgatacgatacgagtacgggaatacagatttttaaaagttatagggtgcgattcggcaaatatacatctaattattaaaattttatgatatataatgcttataaaatatatacaatttaatttttcttaaattaattatatgtaatttacattttattttacccaaaagttaagcattttcaattatataagttaattgagcaacaatataacgattcaaatattattagtccaatatataagtcataactgaaaataaaattatcaaaataaccttgtgtaggcctttcgtgaACGAGATatgtgaatttcgcctatggaatttgtgaatccgatttatttttataaattattttaaaaaatacgccatgtggcgaatcgggtgcgaatccgagagaatcgcatcctaaaagaatccgattcgccgtacatgctacTTTTTGAAGAATCTGTGCATCATAGTCTGTAACTAAAGACAAAGTATGCCTTAATCTTTTCGATTAATCACCGTTTCATTATGTTTACCGACCTTAATTATAATATCATGCATATGTCAGAAAACTCAGCAACTGCAGTTTTATTCTGCCCCTAATAAGAGAAAGACAAAAGTTTGGACGTCcgcattatttaattaatggTATATTAAAAATTAGTTCGAGTTTAGTAATTCCTAATTCGACTTTATTGTGTGGATATAGAATGGCCCTATGGGAAAAGAAGCTTATTATCAGGGTGCATTCTGACTTTGCcccatcaaaaaaaaaaaaaaacagggtGCATTCTGCATTTTCTTTGTTggaaaatagtgaaaaatatatatttttgttattcttttacttctttttggtgtgtttactttaatggataaatttattattaaaaaaataaaggataacaaaaatttatgtatttaaatgtttcttttctttttcaatatttgatacaaaagagaagttcacaatttttttcttccatattttcatttcaatgacttcaatgatggataatattattacacaaaaaatgaagtgataatattatctatccttgaagtgaaaataaggaaggaaaaatggtgaacttctcttttatgtcaaatattggaaaagaaatgagacatttaaagacataaatttgtgttatccctcattttccaatgataaatttatccatcaaagtaaacgcaccctgataaatttataatcaaaGAGAATGTAGCCTTCAAAGAAATCACTTCAATAGCATACGTTTACATTTGCTGTTAGCATTAGAATACAAGATGAAATATATCTCGAACAAGAGGATTGAAGATTGGCACGAATGCTAAAACGAGGCAGAGAtctgaagaaaagaaaaagatataTATCTCAAATCTTTCAAAGAACTAAACTTGATTCCctgataaaaatgaaaaatttagtTGCAACAATTTTACACATAGAAACTTGAATATTATTAAACACTAGGAAATatgtgaagaagaaaaaaataacaaggAATCTGCTATACCTTAGGAAGAAGTTTCTTCCTCACCTTAGCCAATTCCTTATCATTCAATCCAAAAACCTTCTCCAACAGCTCATCTTTAATGGGTGATCCAAACACAGCAGATGGGATTCTCACCAAACCAGGATTCTGGCTGTTGAAGCTCCCAATGATGGTGGCCCGCGCCTCGCCTACATTCATCTGGAAATGCAGCAAGCCTCTAGGAAACACCATGACCTCCCCCTTGTCAAGAACCTTAGCAAAGACGCGGTTTTGTGAGTCCACAAAGCCGGAGTAGATCCTCCCCTCCACCACGAACGCCACCTCAGTTGCACGTGGATGGTAATGTGGCACGTTGATGCCACCGGGCTCAAAGTCTGCGCGAACAAGGGACATGCCTAATGTGTTGAGGCCAGGGAAGGCACTTGCACTAACTGGGATGGATGAGAATCCTGTCTTGCTCGCGTCTCCTGAGGCTTTTATGCCGGAGAACACAAAGTCATCCACCGTGACAAGGGATGAGTTCTTGCAGGAGACCAAGAGGGGCGAGAGTTCTGGTCTGGGGATGCAGAAATCTTGCACTGGATCTGAATCAGAAGCTGAGACTAGGCATCTGTGTAGGAGAAGAACAAGCAATGCTGTTATttttaacaacattttttttttatcaaagatTGCTTTTGGATAGGGAATCTGGAAATTCTTGTATGGCTTTAAGACTATATTCTTGAACCTGAAATTCTTGTCAGTTTCTTAAGACCAACTCCATATGCAGAGGTTTGTTTACATATTTATTGACTTTTAACTTAGAAAAGGTTGTCTTTTTTCTGAAGATATACACTCCAAACAGAAAAGGGAGGATTCCGCtgcaaagagagagagagagagagagtagtttGCTTCAAGACAAAGATACACAAGGTGGCAACAACTACCACTTCTGCTATTGCTGATGCTCATTTTTGGGCTGGATGAGTGCCAGATTACTCAGCTTTTAAGTTGTTAATTGTCCATTTTTGTGCTCTTTAAGCAAAATATTAGTGTAAATTCTCATCCCAATGGACCACAATAACTTCTTCAACTtgctatatgtgtgtgtgtgtgtgagagagagagagagagcatctCCTCCATTCTTCATCATATTTATGTAATTGagattttggaaattttattaaaCACAAACGATGTATAAAGTAACATGGGATAATTGTTTCACCTAAATAGGTAAATTATCTCAAGTTGTTAACACGGGGTAGAGAGAAAACCTCAAGTTTACAAGACAAGCCTATGCATAGAGAATATGTAAAATCATAAACTGAAGAAGCCTTGAGAAGAGCACAGATGAAGTGGCAGAAGAAGTGTAAATTCATATCGACGGATTCGACTTGTTGCCTGCATTACAGGTACGCATAAGGTtgataataatataaagttACAGATATTGTTTCAACTCTCTTCCTCCCACGAGTATTATAGTAGCAGTTCAAATAGAATAATCTTTGGAGAAAGATGGTTTATATGCATTCTTGATGACAATTTTCTTGCATATAAAGTTGCAGCTGGAGATAATGTACAGTCGGAAAGCAGTTCCTCTAGTAGCTATCTTCTTCCGTCTCTGGCGTCCGCAGGTAGTAACGCAAGCAGTTCACAAGAACCTGCAATCAAGAAgcacatgagagagagagagagagaagctaaGAGCACTCTCACTGAATAGATTGAATACAGAAACACCTTATCATGATTCATGGCTTCATTCTACTATAGTAAgatatgaaagaaaaaaaacaaaaagaatagCCCAAAGCATGAGAAAATCTGCATTTTATGGGAGTGCATGGAGAGGCAAGGGCAAGGCAGTAAAAACACAATCACATTCGAATACCTGAGACAAAGAACTGTTCAATGCAGCCCCTCCGTAACTGACGTGGAACGTGTCCTTGGCCACAAGCCCCTAAATGGTCGCATACATCGTGTTATTCTAACGTTGCTGGCGGAAACAGTTTGTGAGAAAGCACATGGTAATATGTTACAAAGCAAGAAGAGAAAACATTACCTCTGTTTCTATCTCTGCTGATTCAACATTTACATTGATATCATTCATGATTTTCATCATCTCTAACAGAAGCCCCGGACGATCTGCTGTCTCTACGCAGAGCAAACTGAAATCGTGGCAGAAATAAAGCATGACCACACAGTATGACTGCACATTATTTACATTATGAGGGGTTTGAATAATAATTTGTGAAGCAAGATTCTTAAATCAGGAATAATTCAGAGGATTCCATAATGTAAAACCAGTGATGGGGAGTATTTGTGATGTTAATTGGGTAAAACGATACCTTCTCTGAGGTCCATCAGCCTTAACCTGGATGTGAGTTGCAATATTGACAGCGACCTGAACTTAGAAAATAATATATCATTACGAATTGGATTGGCAAATTAGTTTCCACATCTGTAAATTAGAAAGATCTCTGATCCCACCTTTTCTTCTGGTGATTTTATTCCAAAAACTTCACCCAGAGCAAGCCGCTCGCTGGACTCCTAAAAATTCAAAGATACAAAAGTAGGCAGTTCAAATAATCACTAACAAACGTTTTATGAGGTCTTTCCGCATAGAGAAAGTCACAAAATATgagctatttttattttttacatttaagcACATTGAAATGTAAATTAGTGAAAAAACATTAGCAGTTCAATTCAGCTTGAGGAGAAAGTCGTGATTATGAGGTTTTTCCGGAGTCTATCACTAATAACAGGTTCAGACTGAGCATAAGCACTACAATGAATTCTTCAACCCTACAATGAATTCTTCAATAACGAAAAGGGTATGAGCTTAATTTATAGGGGCACAACGAGACAAACATACTGGATGATACTTTAGTAAGTTGTTGAGAATTGTCAGACGAATTCCTTCCAAGAGATCAGGGTCTTCAACTTTACGCCCCGACGCCCTGCAGAACATGCTTACATGTgatatttgaaaatttaaacaaataaacactACAATTTCCTTTTATTTCCCATGTTGAAACCTTATAATTATTTTGACTTTTCCGTGTGGGACAAATAGATTTTGCTCAAGCAACACTGTGGAAAGGCCAAATCAGAGACCAAACTGACTGGTCTGAGAAAATGAGACAAGAGTTTCCACCCACAAATTCAGACAAGCATAATAAGTATCACTTCACGTTCTTGTAAAAGAAGAAGGATTATTTGTAAAGTTACCTGCCTTCTCATAGGAAAACACGAGATACAATTAAAGTCCAATTATTAGAGCTCAGTTTTATAGCCCAATATACAAAACAATATGCATGAAAAATATAGATGTACATGTTCTCATTTTCAGTCAATCTCACGCCATGAACTCATGATGCTATTAGCTAACTAAACATATTACAGCATTATTAAATCGTTGTTGCTGCAAATTATATGGAACCATTAACAAAATATGAAATCAATTAGAGAAGATGATGGCAAGATATAGCAGATAACAAGATATTTGAGCAGCAAAGTAAAAAACATGACAAAAGTATTCCTCACAACCTTGTGATAAAAAATTTTGTTTGTTTGACTGAGTTCTCTGTAGTAACAGTTCCCTTCATAACATCCAAGCCCAAGTCTTTCAGTGCCTTCATCTGTAGTAAAAAAGGGAATATTGCTCGATAGAGTAACCTCAACTAGGAAGTAAGATGCGATAGAACCaaagtataataaaatatatcacGTGTACATGCATCACACCTGAACAAACACACATGGTGAAATTGATAAAAAAGAAAGACAAAGGCAGAAAACTACACTATCTGATAAGATATTTCAATTCATACATCAGGTGATAGAATATTGACCTAGAGCAACAGAAAGATCAGTCAGGAACTAAAGCCACCAAAATCTCCTTTTCGAGAAGGGGGAGATTATTCTAAAGCCAGCACAAAATAAGGCACTTTTCTGGAGCCAATGTTAATGCAAACCTTGAATTGTTTCCTTTATGACTGTACTAATGGCCTTATAGGGCTTCCAAAAACAACCAGAGCATTTTTCATGAcacaatattattaataaaataagaaaccAACGCTAACATCACCTACAGAATGTCCTCAACAAAGAAAAAGAGACAAAGATTCTGGATTAGGTAACAGTGTCACTGTCATATTCTGGGAAAAGGTCACAGTAAGTTAGGGTGAGAATAGAAGTCACTCTACCGTATCAAGGAGGGCACCGAGGCGATCTCCAAAACTGACTTGCACAATAGTTGCCTCGGGATCAGAATCTTGATCTATCAGAACAATGGGCATTGGAACAGAATCATTCTCCTGAAGAGATTTCTGCAATAGAAATTGTATCAATGTTAAGAGCTAAGGTATACAGATAGAAACTTAGCAGGTAAGAATACACTTTCTAaaacaaattttcaatttagGAGATGGAGAAGAAGAGGAAAATTTCACAATTCATATCAATTCAAATTCAAGATCGAAACCTAAACAATGAATTCCACAGAAAAGTTAGATTACTTACCAGCGACATCGAACCCAATGAGTCAACTCCATCAATAGAGGCACACATCAATGCCACATTCCTACAGAAAGTTTCAACCAATGCACCACACATCAATATCCAACATATTTACAAACATCCATTGAAATAACACATCAAAGTTGACACATCATAAGCCTctaaaacaattaattaaacaagCATGTCACTCTCAATCATTCGCCCATAAATGATATCACTAACATCACCACAATCAGTATCGACATTTAAAAAATCCATCAAAACCACACATCAATACTACTAACATCAAGGTCATCCATATATGTATGCAGTCAACCGACAAACGAATTGTAGCTAGTCACTGAAGACTCGATTTTTAGATAGATAGGAACCAAATTCGAGAAAAATCAGATACCAAAGATTCAGCTAGCATAAAAAAGGCGAAATCTTGGGCTTACCTTTTTTTGGACAGATTAATTCGAGGTGTGACTGAATAGTAAAAATTGGAATTTGACGTCGGAGGAGAGAATCTCGGCAAGGAAGCGGAAGACTCGGAATCTTTCGGCGGAAGGGCGGAGACGGAGGAGATGGAGAAGGCGTTCGCGATCGCCATTTTTCTTGCTGACGAATACTACTATTTtccagtgtgtgtgtgtgtgtaaaagTTGCAGTGGCTCAATGAGGAAGAATAATTGAGaggatatttttgttttttcgaTCTTTGGTGATGAATGACGTCAATGTCTCGACCCCACACTGACAGTGGTGATGCCACATCAGATGGGGCCACAATTCGCTTTTATTTGGAAAGCTACTATGTAGGTTTGATTGTCTGTGTCATTGACCATGGCTTCAATCATGTACAAAAAAAAGTATTAAGAGGATTTAGAAGGTTACAAAATGAAAGTGAGTTTCTATTAATTTGTCTTGTCTCAAGTTAGCGAATTGCATTTATCGGTGGATTTCATACGCAAGtttatgaaaaaaaagaagaagaagatagtaACATAAAATAGCCGGCTTTGAactcatcaaaaaaaaaaaaaccgctTTGAATGATTAAGGAGGTGAATGGGGGGAGGGGAAGATCGATTATTGAGTGGAGATATCAAATCTTTAATATAACCCAAATTATTgcgtgcgacggtcgcaccctATGCGACGGGTTCGATCAGATCCGTTTAGAGACCCGGCTCGATTCGattgtgaaaaatataaaaggttttttgtattttattatcaTTTTCATCAtttcctccctctctctctctttgattAGGGTTTTCGTCACTCCACTCTCTCTTCGTTTAGGGTTCGCCACTcgctctctcttctccctcccTCTTTCGATTCTTCTTGGTTTTCGACTGATTTTCGGCGTTCTTTTCGTTTATTCTCACTGATTTACGGAGCAATCTTGTGTTACTGATTTTGTGGTGTACAAAGGTATGAGGGTTTTTGTCGCTCGCTCTCTCTTCCCCCTCTTCTGATTATTCTTCGTTTTCGACTGATTTTCGGTGTTCTTTTCGTTTATTCTCACTGATTTATGGAGCAATCTTGTGTTACTGATTCTGTGGTGTTTTTGCTTTTTTTCCCCGTTCTGTTTTACGTTTTTTCTCTTTCTGATGTTGTTTTCTGTTTATTTTGTGAAGTGATTCTTCCGATTTCGTCCTCTATTGTTGTGGTCGTCGTTGATTTACAACCCCAGTTTCAAGATATTAGGGTTTTCGTCAATATTCAAGGTATTACGGttttcttccattttttttatcatttttttgttttagttgTGTGTTTGATTATGATTTTTTTGGTCGATTATTAGTAGTTTCAAGTACGAAATACTTGCGTTGTTGTTATATGTAATGTGTTTTCTTAGATCTGTTGTTGATGTTGTTTAGATCTGTAGTTTTTTAGGTCTTTTATTGTTTAGATCTGTTTTCACTTAGATCTGGATTTGCTTTCGTTGTTGATGTTTTGAAAGTTTATATTTGTGCAAAAAATGTAATTGTGACACtgaataaaagtaattattcatgTAAGTAGAAGTACACTTCATTCACATATGTACTTTTGAATATTAGCTATTGTAGACTTTTTTTTACATATTTGTTTGAAAAGTAATACTTCTGTCATTATTGAATTTATTGTCTTGGATTTACTTGAATTGTAACTGATTTTCAATTGTCTTGTAGTAGGTTCTATGCCTTGAATAAAAGTATACTTTCTGCTTGAATAAAGTATATGTGTCTTCCCATAAATGTATTACTTGTGAATGAATTATTTGAattggtatatcggctggaaactttcctcgtgccaaTTGATCACTTGGTGATCTAGGTCTGGAATGCGACAATGCCACGTACCTTTGAGTGTTTAAATTTGTAATACttattaaattgcgattttataaaaaagaaaagaaaaaacctaaacccttgaaagcacagaaaaatAGACTAAGGGTCGAACTTCATTAAAACCTTGTCAAGGAAAACATTTAAATTTGTAATACTTATTCAtttgaaaagtaaatattcAATTTGAAATGTAATACTTATTCATTTGAAATGTAATACTTATTCAATTTGAAATGTAACACTTATATtgaataacaaataaataaacactgTGATGTTTTACATCTGATGCTCATCAGATGTAAAACATCACTGTGTTCATTTATTTGTTAATTGATATAAATGTTACATTTTTATGaatctttttaatttgatttttagtATGACAAAGAAGAAACCTGTGAAGAAGATAATAACATCGTCTGTTGAAGCTGATCAGCTGGAAATGTAATACTTATTTGTAGTTAAAGTAAACATAAGATTGATATAATATATTACTTAATTTGTATTAAAtttagtattaaaaaaaaattgtattaaatTTAGTATTACTGTATTGCACATTTAATTTAtggtttatgtttttttttcaaaatttaatacttctatttttaatttgatttttaggATGCCGAAGAGGATAACTCGTTCGTCTGCTGAAACTAGTGAACCAAAAAGGTAATTCAAGTTTGTGAACCAAAATAAGTATAGATTTTCCAtcacaaatgtatatattactTATTCTGTATgaaagtaaatatataaattactcacaatatcatattcaagattGGGTTTGAAATATTCCTAGAGAACATCAAGCTTGTAGAATCTATTTGATGACCATCGGAGTATGCATGGATGCAAATTCTTAAAGTCGGCAACCCGTGTGGCACACAACTTGCCAATCTTGTAGTAGACTTCATATAAAAACACTTGAAGCACAAATGTGCATCTAGATGCATCAAATGCGCATTTCGCTCATTCAGCAAGTTTATGATCAATTATCCGCTTCGCATTATGAGAAACGGTCACCAAAAACTGATAGCTTACCAGCCCCCACAGAAAGCGGTTGAACCTTTCCAGGTCATCAACAACATGAATGTACTGTACTTCTCTCCGCTTATGTGTTTTGTGCCACACCAAAAGCATATCATACAAAACAATAAGCATTGCTAATTTCAAGCAGACATCACCCGCCACCTCATGGATCACAGTATAATGATGAAAGGCCTTTAGAATGTCAGCGAAATAAAAAACACGCTGACCATTAAATACCTCTTCATGAAATGCAGATTCCCGCGGGGGTTCATACCAACCAAAAAAGTTCAAACCAATAATCGCAAAGTATTCCGCTGGCCCTAATTCCACAACTgtattattcaaattaaaagcaAGCTTCTTGTGTTCTAAACTATCACGGTCAATATtactatacaaaacatataacaATTGTCCTTGAAATTGCATATTATTCAAACGCAAAAAATGACCAATATAAGAGTTACGAAACAATTCCTGATTCGGAGCATTTAATCAATAATTACACATGTTTAGGACATGTttagtattttattatatatagttTGAAATCTATTATATAAGATACATATTTTATATAGATATCTTTAGTATAGTACTTATTATACAACTTATAAACatacttataattttttttagaaataaaatataacttataaataatcATAGAAgttataatttgaaatttatacatacatatatatatatatatatatatatatatatatatatctttagtGTAGTACTTATTAAGttattacattttataaaaaaaattaagttattacataacttataaatataacttATATAACTAATCATAGAATTTATAGTTTGAAATTTTGTTATACaagataaatataattaaacatGTTTAGTACTTTATTATATATAGTTTGAGAATAAATTTTAAAGAGTGTACTTACAAAAATTAACtataaaaacttaaataaaCAAGTACCTATAAATTACTAAAGTTATATAGCCGACCACATATGACATGCCCCAAAA
This window encodes:
- the LOC131019375 gene encoding ACT domain-containing protein ACR12, with amino-acid sequence MAIANAFSISSVSALPPKDSESSASLPRFSPPTSNSNFYYSVTPRINLSKKRNVALMCASIDGVDSLGSMSLKSLQENDSVPMPIVLIDQDSDPEATIVQVSFGDRLGALLDTMKALKDLGLDVMKGTVTTENSVKQTKFFITRASGRKVEDPDLLEGIRLTILNNLLKYHPESSERLALGEVFGIKSPEEKVAVNIATHIQVKADGPQRSLLCVETADRPGLLLEMMKIMNDINVNVESAEIETEGLVAKDTFHVSYGGAALNSSLSQVLVNCLRYYLRTPETEEDSY
- the LOC131019416 gene encoding germin-like protein subfamily 3 member 2, whose product is MLLKITALLVLLLHRCLVSASDSDPVQDFCIPRPELSPLLVSCKNSSLVTVDDFVFSGIKASGDASKTGFSSIPVSASAFPGLNTLGMSLVRADFEPGGINVPHYHPRATEVAFVVEGRIYSGFVDSQNRVFAKVLDKGEVMVFPRGLLHFQMNVGEARATIIGSFNSQNPGLVRIPSAVFGSPIKDELLEKVFGLNDKELAKVRKKLLPKV